In one window of Coralliovum pocilloporae DNA:
- the rplN gene encoding 50S ribosomal protein L14 yields MIQMQTNLDVADNSGARRVMCIKVLGGSKRKYASVGDIIVVSVKEAIPRGRVKKGQVMKAVVVRTAKDIRRPDGSVIRFDRNAAVLVNNNKEPVGTRIFGPVPRELRARNHMKIISLAPEVL; encoded by the coding sequence ATGATTCAGATGCAAACAAATCTCGACGTAGCCGATAATTCCGGTGCTCGTCGCGTCATGTGCATCAAGGTGCTGGGCGGCTCCAAGCGGAAATATGCCAGCGTTGGCGACATCATTGTTGTCAGCGTTAAAGAGGCAATCCCGCGCGGCCGCGTTAAAAAAGGTCAGGTGATGAAAGCCGTGGTCGTTCGTACGGCCAAGGACATTCGTCGTCCGGACGGAAGTGTTATCCGTTTTGACCGCAATGCAGCAGTCTTGGTGAACAACAATAAAGAACCGGTTGGTACCCGTATCTTCGGCCCGGTCCCGCGTGAACTGCGCGCCCGGAACCATATGAAGATCATCTCGCTGGCTCCGGAGGTGCTTTAA
- the rpsQ gene encoding 30S ribosomal protein S17 — MPKRVLQGTVVSDKNNKTVVVKVERRFTHPLLKKTVRRTKNYQAHDEANSCKVGDNVFIQESKPISKNKRWVVVNG, encoded by the coding sequence ATGCCGAAACGCGTGCTTCAGGGAACCGTTGTTTCCGACAAAAACAACAAGACGGTTGTTGTGAAGGTAGAACGTCGTTTTACGCATCCGCTTCTCAAGAAGACGGTGCGTCGTACGAAAAACTACCAGGCTCACGACGAAGCCAACAGTTGTAAAGTCGGCGACAATGTTTTCATTCAGGAAAGCAAGCCGATCTCAAAGAACAAGCGTTGGGTCGTTGTAAACGGCTAA
- the rpmC gene encoding 50S ribosomal protein L29, translating to MKATDIRAMTLDQLNDELASLKKEQFNLRFQQATGQLENTARVNAVRKDIARVLTIAAEKRAAEQA from the coding sequence ATGAAGGCAACAGATATTCGCGCAATGACACTTGACCAGCTCAATGATGAGCTGGCCTCGTTGAAGAAAGAACAGTTCAACCTTCGCTTTCAGCAAGCGACGGGACAGCTGGAAAACACGGCTCGGGTGAACGCAGTCCGCAAGGACATTGCCCGGGTCTTGACGATCGCTGCGGAAAAACGCGCAGCAGAGCAGGCGTAA
- the rplP gene encoding 50S ribosomal protein L16, which translates to MLQPKRTKFRKQHKGRIHGVAKGGTSLNFGSYGIKAVEPARITARQIEAARRAMTRHMRRAGRVWIRIFPDLPVTSKPTEVRMGKGKGSPEYWACRVKPGRIMFEIDGVSEPVAREALRLASAKLPIKTRFIQRIAD; encoded by the coding sequence ATGCTGCAGCCGAAGCGTACGAAATTCCGTAAGCAGCACAAGGGCCGCATCCATGGCGTTGCTAAAGGCGGTACGTCCCTCAACTTCGGATCCTACGGGATCAAGGCAGTTGAGCCGGCACGTATCACCGCACGTCAGATCGAAGCAGCCCGTCGTGCAATGACTCGCCATATGCGCCGTGCAGGGCGCGTATGGATTCGCATTTTCCCGGATCTTCCGGTCACGTCAAAACCGACCGAAGTCCGTATGGGTAAAGGTAAGGGTTCGCCTGAATATTGGGCATGCCGCGTCAAACCTGGCCGGATCATGTTCGAAATTGATGGTGTATCAGAGCCGGTAGCGCGTGAAGCACTGCGTCTGGCATCGGCCAAGCTGCCGATCAAGACACGCTTCATTCAGCGTATTGCCGACTAG